The Desulfovibrio legallii genome window below encodes:
- the pheS gene encoding phenylalanine--tRNA ligase subunit alpha, with protein sequence MDLISALEGLVPELEAGLAQAADLDALEALRVDVLGRKGRIAQIMSQLPGLAPESRPAVGQKANSVKERCNALFEQRKAALEAGREAAALKRFDPSIPGRAPWRGSLHPTTLVMEEICGVFKGLGFDVASGPEVEIDYYNFEALNMPPEHPARDMQDTLYITDKVLMRTHTSPVQVRTMLTRKPPVAVVVPGKVYRRDSDLTHTPMFHQIEGLLVGQGVSLAHLRGTLTAFVRAVFGAATEVRFRPSFFPFTEPSAEVDISCCMCGGKGHVNGEPCRVCKTTGWVEILGCGMVDPAVFEAVGYPADSTGFAFGMGVERVTMLKYGIGDLRMFFENDTRFLSQFTW encoded by the coding sequence ATGGATTTGATTTCTGCACTGGAGGGCCTGGTTCCCGAACTGGAGGCCGGTTTGGCCCAGGCCGCCGACCTGGACGCGCTGGAAGCCCTGCGCGTGGACGTTCTGGGGCGGAAAGGCCGCATTGCCCAGATCATGAGCCAACTGCCGGGCCTTGCGCCAGAGTCGCGCCCCGCCGTGGGGCAGAAGGCCAACAGCGTCAAAGAACGCTGCAACGCCCTGTTTGAGCAGCGTAAGGCCGCTCTGGAAGCCGGGCGCGAGGCCGCCGCGCTCAAGCGTTTTGATCCTTCCATTCCGGGCCGCGCGCCCTGGCGCGGCAGCCTGCACCCCACCACCCTGGTGATGGAGGAAATCTGCGGCGTGTTCAAGGGGCTGGGCTTTGATGTGGCCTCCGGGCCGGAAGTGGAGATAGACTATTACAATTTTGAGGCCCTGAATATGCCGCCGGAACATCCCGCCCGCGACATGCAGGACACCCTGTACATTACGGACAAGGTGCTCATGCGCACCCACACGTCGCCCGTGCAGGTGCGCACCATGCTGACGCGCAAGCCGCCCGTGGCCGTAGTGGTGCCCGGCAAGGTTTACCGGCGCGACAGCGACCTCACCCACACCCCCATGTTCCACCAGATCGAAGGTCTGCTGGTGGGGCAGGGCGTGAGCCTCGCCCACCTGCGCGGCACGCTCACAGCCTTTGTGCGCGCCGTGTTCGGCGCGGCCACCGAGGTGCGCTTCCGGCCCAGTTTTTTCCCTTTTACCGAGCCTTCGGCGGAAGTGGATATTTCCTGCTGCATGTGCGGCGGCAAGGGGCACGTCAACGGCGAGCCCTGCCGGGTGTGCAAGACTACGGGCTGGGTGGAGATTCTGGGCTGCGGCATGGTGGACCCGGCGGTTTTTGAGGCGGTGGGCTACCCGGCGGACAGCACGGGCTTTGCCTTTGGCATGGGCGTGGAGCGCGTGACCATGCTCAAATACGGCATCGGCGATCTGCGCATGTTTTTTGAAAACGACACGCGCTTTTTGAGCCAGTTTACCTGGTGA
- the infC gene encoding translation initiation factor IF-3 → MRFRRDMPQDGVRRNELIRAREVRVIAADGEQLGILQRNDAIALAKEAGMDLVEVASTSEPPVCRIMDYGKFKYEQQKKKQEAKKRQSVVQIKEIKVRPKTDDHDYETKIRHIRRFLEDGDRCKITVFFRGREIVHKDRGMTILERVVQDLADVAKVDQEPRAEGRTLQMLLVPKK, encoded by the coding sequence ATGAGATTCCGGCGCGACATGCCGCAAGACGGCGTGCGCCGCAACGAGTTGATCCGCGCCCGCGAGGTGCGTGTGATCGCTGCCGATGGCGAACAGCTTGGGATTCTGCAACGCAACGACGCCATTGCCCTGGCCAAGGAGGCCGGCATGGACCTGGTGGAGGTGGCATCCACTTCCGAGCCGCCCGTCTGCCGGATCATGGACTACGGCAAGTTCAAGTACGAGCAGCAGAAGAAAAAGCAGGAGGCCAAAAAGCGCCAGAGCGTGGTGCAGATCAAGGAAATCAAGGTCCGGCCCAAGACCGACGACCACGATTATGAAACCAAGATCCGCCACATCCGCCGCTTTTTGGAGGATGGAGACCGCTGCAAGATCACGGTCTTTTTCCGGGGCCGCGAAATTGTGCACAAAGATCGCGGCATGACCATTCTGGAGCGGGTGGTGCAGGACCTGGCCGACGTGGCCAAGGTGGATCAAGAGCCCCGCGCCGAAGGCCGCACGCTGCAAATGCTGCTGGTGCCCAAGAAGTAG
- the thrS gene encoding threonine--tRNA ligase, protein MEVQVEGQAVSAAPGDAVAVVLQKALSGKKFKSVVAARTPDGALLDLSASVPQGCAALAPVTAEEPDGLRLLRHSTAHVMAAAVKRLFPTAKVTIGPAIDNGFYYDFDVERPFSSEDFPAIEAEMRSIAEARLPFTRVDVSKAEAAARFTAEGEPYKVELLESIEGDTVSLYTCGEFTDLCRGPHVPHTGFAKAAKLLSVAGAYWRGDEKNRMLSRIYGTAFADEKALNAYLKQVEEAKRRDHRKLGRELNLFTFKEDVAPGMVFWLPKGMLVRTILEDFWRREHLKRNYDIVQGPQLLRVETWQKSGHYDHYRENMYFTQIEDDAYGIKPMNCIAHMLIYGNELRSYRDLPQRYFELGVVHRHEKSGVLHGLLRVRQFTQDDAHILCAPEQLEGEILEVIHLIRDLMGLFGFQYKVAISTRPKDSIGTDEAWELATNALIQAVEKAGISYEINAGDGAFYGPKIDVRLLDCIGREWQCSTIQVDFTLPERFDLTYVGQDGERHRPVMVHRAIMGSLERFIGILIENYAGALPTWLAPEQARVLTVTEVGDAAALAVRDQLRAQGVRVTADTRNEKLGFKVREAQLAKVPYILVVGEKEAQEGGANVRLRSGENLGLKSVADIAALVRTDAEEPFKQGGMRYSFA, encoded by the coding sequence ATGGAAGTGCAGGTAGAAGGGCAGGCGGTGTCCGCTGCGCCCGGCGATGCCGTGGCTGTGGTGCTGCAAAAGGCCCTCAGCGGCAAAAAATTCAAGTCCGTGGTGGCTGCGCGCACGCCCGACGGCGCGCTGCTGGACCTTTCCGCGTCTGTGCCCCAGGGCTGTGCCGCGCTTGCGCCCGTAACGGCCGAAGAGCCCGACGGCCTGCGCCTGCTGCGCCACTCCACGGCTCACGTCATGGCTGCGGCGGTCAAACGCCTGTTCCCCACGGCCAAGGTCACCATCGGCCCGGCCATCGACAATGGCTTTTACTACGATTTTGATGTGGAACGGCCCTTCTCCAGCGAGGATTTCCCCGCCATTGAGGCTGAAATGCGCAGCATTGCCGAAGCGCGCCTGCCCTTTACCAGGGTGGACGTGTCCAAGGCCGAGGCCGCCGCGCGCTTCACGGCCGAGGGCGAACCCTATAAGGTGGAGCTGCTGGAGAGTATTGAGGGCGACACGGTTTCCCTCTACACCTGCGGCGAATTTACCGATCTTTGCCGGGGCCCGCACGTGCCGCACACGGGTTTTGCCAAGGCCGCCAAGCTGCTTTCCGTGGCCGGAGCCTACTGGCGCGGCGATGAAAAGAACCGCATGCTCTCGCGCATCTACGGCACGGCCTTTGCGGACGAAAAGGCTCTCAACGCCTACCTTAAGCAAGTGGAGGAAGCCAAGCGCCGCGACCACCGCAAGCTGGGGCGGGAGCTGAACCTGTTTACCTTTAAGGAAGACGTGGCTCCGGGCATGGTTTTCTGGCTGCCCAAGGGCATGCTGGTGCGCACCATCCTGGAAGACTTCTGGCGGCGCGAGCACCTCAAGCGCAACTACGACATCGTCCAGGGGCCGCAGCTTTTGCGGGTGGAAACGTGGCAGAAATCCGGCCACTACGACCACTACCGCGAAAACATGTATTTTACGCAGATTGAGGACGACGCCTACGGCATCAAGCCCATGAACTGCATTGCCCATATGCTTATCTACGGCAATGAGCTGCGCAGCTACCGCGACCTGCCCCAGCGTTACTTTGAGCTGGGCGTGGTGCACCGGCACGAAAAAAGCGGCGTGCTGCACGGCCTGCTGCGGGTGCGCCAGTTCACCCAGGACGACGCGCACATCCTTTGCGCGCCGGAGCAGCTGGAAGGCGAAATTCTGGAAGTCATCCATCTCATCCGCGATCTCATGGGCCTGTTCGGCTTTCAGTACAAGGTGGCCATCTCTACCAGGCCCAAGGACAGCATCGGCACGGACGAAGCCTGGGAGCTGGCCACCAACGCGCTGATCCAAGCTGTGGAAAAGGCCGGCATCAGTTACGAGATCAACGCGGGCGACGGGGCCTTTTACGGCCCCAAGATTGATGTGCGCCTGCTGGACTGCATCGGCCGCGAATGGCAGTGTTCCACCATCCAGGTGGACTTTACCCTGCCGGAGCGCTTTGACCTCACCTATGTGGGGCAGGACGGCGAGCGCCACCGTCCGGTCATGGTCCACCGGGCCATCATGGGTTCGCTGGAGCGGTTTATCGGCATTCTCATAGAAAACTACGCCGGCGCGCTGCCCACCTGGCTTGCGCCGGAGCAGGCCAGGGTGCTGACCGTGACGGAGGTCGGCGACGCGGCGGCCTTGGCGGTGCGCGACCAGCTGCGCGCCCAGGGCGTGCGCGTGACCGCCGATACGCGCAATGAAAAGCTGGGATTCAAGGTGCGTGAGGCCCAGTTGGCCAAGGTGCCGTATATTCTGGTGGTAGGGGAAAAAGAGGCGCAGGAGGGCGGCGCCAACGTGCGCCTGCGCAGTGGAGAAAACCTGGGGCTCAAATCCGTGGCGGACATAGCCGCGCTGGTGCGTACGGACGCTGAAGAGCCCTTCAAACAAGGAGGGATGCGCTATAGCTTCGCCTAA
- the rpmI gene encoding 50S ribosomal protein L35 codes for MPKIKTRRAAAKRFSQTGSGKFKRRRQNLRHILTKKAPGRKMRLGQATLVDGTNMKAVRRMLPNG; via the coding sequence ATGCCCAAGATCAAAACCCGCCGTGCCGCGGCCAAGCGTTTTTCGCAGACCGGCAGCGGCAAGTTCAAGCGGCGCCGCCAGAACCTGCGGCACATCCTGACCAAGAAGGCTCCGGGGCGCAAAATGCGTCTGGGCCAGGCCACCCTGGTGGACGGGACCAACATGAAGGCCGTGCGCCGGATGCTGCCTAACGGCTGA
- a CDS encoding translation initiation factor IF-2: MAHPSVPRALPVRLAATTAKALHCLARCGRPARPDSGLRRLAAALLALCLGLGFALPGAALAASAFSARQSGLEPPGGPRSVETLPNQSAGRTAEGGMGYTDAYGNTVTPREAETPQPRKRLNPGAYGAAQRRQAERPLPDPAAQDQKPVWNFR, translated from the coding sequence ATGGCCCATCCGTCCGTCCCCCGCGCTTTGCCTGTGCGCCTTGCCGCGACGACCGCCAAGGCTTTGCACTGTCTGGCGCGGTGTGGGCGCCCGGCCCGGCCCGACAGCGGGCTGCGGCGGCTGGCGGCGGCGCTGCTGGCGTTGTGTCTGGGGCTGGGCTTTGCTTTGCCCGGCGCGGCCCTGGCGGCTTCGGCCTTCAGTGCGCGTCAGTCCGGGCTGGAACCGCCCGGCGGCCCCCGGTCTGTGGAAACGTTGCCCAACCAGAGTGCGGGCCGCACCGCCGAAGGGGGCATGGGCTATACGGACGCTTACGGCAATACAGTCACCCCGCGCGAAGCCGAAACGCCGCAGCCCCGCAAGCGCCTCAACCCCGGCGCGTACGGCGCGGCGCAACGCAGGCAGGCCGAGCGCCCGCTGCCCGACCCCGCAGCGCAGGACCAGAAGCCGGTCTGGAATTTTCGCTAA
- the rplT gene encoding 50S ribosomal protein L20 — protein MRVKRGLAGHRRHKKYLDAAKGFRGGRSRLYRTAREAVERSLQNAFTGRKLRKRDFRSLWILRINAGARLSGLSYSRFMHGLKVAGIALNRKVLADLAVYKKEDFAQVVELAKAALSK, from the coding sequence ATGCGTGTGAAGAGAGGTCTTGCCGGGCATCGCCGTCATAAAAAGTATCTTGACGCGGCCAAGGGCTTTCGCGGAGGGCGCAGCCGCCTGTACCGCACCGCCCGTGAGGCTGTGGAACGTTCGCTGCAAAACGCCTTCACGGGCCGCAAACTGCGCAAGCGCGATTTCCGCAGCCTGTGGATTCTGCGCATCAACGCGGGCGCGCGCCTGAGCGGGCTTTCCTACAGCCGCTTCATGCACGGCCTGAAGGTGGCGGGCATTGCCCTCAACCGTAAGGTGCTGGCGGACCTGGCGGTGTACAAGAAAGAAGACTTCGCCCAGGTGGTGGAGCTGGCCAAGGCCGCCCTGAGCAAGTAG